Proteins from one cyanobiont of Ornithocercus magnificus genomic window:
- a CDS encoding NarK family nitrate/nitrite MFS transporter, translating to MLSKLWSLQGRYKTLHLTWFAFFLTFVVWFNLAPLATTIQADLGLTTSQIQTLAICNVALTVPARVVIGMLLDKFGPRLTYSSLLLFSCVPCLLFAAAQNFDQLVAARLLLSIVGAGFVIGIRMVAEWFPPKEIGLAEGIYGGWGNFGSAFSALTLVGLASWLSFFGGLELPNSVVLNWRGAVALTGIISAVYSIIYFLQSSDSSPGKVYQRPAKTAGLEVTSRRDFWGLIVMNIPFTAVLCLLCWRLQKVGFLNARAYPLALLAALIYFVVQTIGVIRTNRDLIIGTKIYPKEDRYEFSQVAILELTYIINFGSELAVISMLPAFFEVTFDLSKAMAGALASCFAFVNLVARPAGGIFSDKLGSRKNVMVLLSMGLGFGYLMMSLIKSGTFTGLAGILVALSFTMFTSFFVQAGEGATFALVPLIKRNVTGQIAGLVGAYGNVGAVTYLTILSLLPSWIGGGTNPSPEVIQVSSSIFFQVLGITGLIVAFLCLFFLKEPKNSFDELYDGEVTVLAGVNH from the coding sequence ATGCTTAGCAAACTTTGGTCACTCCAGGGAAGATATAAGACACTTCATCTAACCTGGTTTGCCTTTTTTCTAACATTTGTTGTCTGGTTCAACTTAGCCCCTCTGGCTACTACTATTCAGGCTGATCTAGGCTTAACCACTAGTCAGATTCAGACTCTAGCTATTTGTAACGTGGCGTTAACAGTTCCAGCCCGCGTAGTAATTGGTATGTTGTTGGACAAATTCGGTCCACGACTAACTTATTCTAGTCTATTACTTTTTTCATGTGTTCCTTGTCTACTATTTGCAGCGGCCCAGAACTTTGACCAGCTAGTAGCAGCCCGCCTACTGTTATCTATAGTTGGTGCTGGCTTCGTAATTGGCATTCGCATGGTAGCCGAGTGGTTTCCACCTAAAGAGATTGGATTAGCAGAAGGTATTTACGGAGGCTGGGGTAATTTTGGCTCCGCTTTTTCTGCTCTTACACTAGTTGGCCTTGCTAGTTGGCTTAGCTTCTTTGGTGGCCTCGAACTACCTAACAGTGTTGTCCTAAACTGGCGCGGTGCCGTTGCTCTCACTGGTATTATCTCCGCTGTTTACAGTATTATCTATTTCTTACAATCCTCTGATAGCTCTCCAGGTAAGGTCTACCAGCGTCCTGCTAAAACAGCAGGCCTAGAAGTTACATCTAGGCGAGATTTTTGGGGGTTAATAGTTATGAATATACCCTTTACTGCTGTGCTTTGTTTACTTTGCTGGCGTTTACAAAAAGTCGGTTTCCTTAATGCCAGAGCCTATCCACTAGCTTTACTAGCTGCATTAATCTATTTTGTTGTACAGACAATAGGAGTGATTCGTACCAACCGCGATCTGATCATCGGCACAAAGATTTATCCAAAGGAGGATCGTTATGAGTTTTCCCAGGTGGCTATCCTCGAACTTACATATATAATCAACTTTGGATCTGAATTAGCTGTTATTTCAATGCTGCCTGCTTTTTTCGAGGTTACCTTTGACCTGTCTAAAGCAATGGCAGGAGCACTAGCCTCTTGTTTTGCTTTCGTAAATTTGGTTGCTCGCCCAGCTGGTGGTATATTTTCTGACAAGCTCGGCAGCCGCAAGAACGTCATGGTTCTGCTATCCATGGGCCTTGGCTTTGGCTATCTGATGATGAGTTTAATCAAGTCAGGTACCTTTACAGGTCTAGCTGGTATTCTTGTAGCTCTATCTTTTACCATGTTTACCTCCTTCTTCGTACAAGCAGGTGAAGGTGCTACTTTTGCACTGGTTCCACTTATCAAGCGTAATGTTACTGGCCAAATTGCTGGGTTGGTGGGTGCTTATGGTAACGTTGGGGCTGTTACCTATCTAACTATCCTTAGCCTATTGCCCAGCTGGATAGGTGGTGGAACCAACCCATCACCAGAAGTGATTCAAGTCTCCAGTAGTATTTTCTTTCAGGTGCTAGGTATAACTGGCTTGATTGTTGCTTTTCTGTGTCTTTTCTTCCTTAAGGAACCGAAGAACTCCTTTGACGAGTTATATGATGGGGAGGTTACAGTATTGGCCGGGGTGAATCACTGA
- a CDS encoding anthranilate phosphoribosyltransferase yields MIVAPAVSGRERFKSYLRKVGSGNRTSKGMSREEAANALELILYEEPTPAQIGAFLIAHRIRRPEPQELAGMLDTYRYLGPALTSEPNSRIPVCFCMPFDGRTRTAPIYPLTCLLLLACGQPVVLQGGSRMPVKYGVTAIELFRSLGLELSGLSLEVVQLGLEKKSFALVHQPDHFPLAETLISYRNELGKRPPVASLELLWSPHQGQHLLVSGFVHPSTEDRAWEALRLAGETNLFTVKGLEGSTDLPISRTCITAHLVNNNLERLVLRPHDYNCRGEDLKWENLNTWAIQAKKALSNSGPLRKALLWNAGVYIWFSGYAKSLKTGIELAEEILISGQALAQLYQLISWYSKPTTQHCSG; encoded by the coding sequence ATGATCGTCGCTCCAGCTGTATCCGGAAGAGAACGCTTCAAATCCTACCTGCGAAAAGTGGGTAGTGGTAATCGCACTAGCAAAGGAATGAGTCGTGAAGAAGCTGCCAATGCCCTGGAACTCATTCTTTATGAAGAGCCTACCCCAGCTCAGATCGGTGCTTTCCTGATTGCCCACCGCATTCGCCGACCCGAGCCCCAGGAACTTGCAGGGATGCTCGATACCTACCGATATCTCGGTCCAGCTCTGACATCAGAACCCAACTCAAGAATACCAGTCTGCTTTTGTATGCCCTTCGATGGGCGCACGCGCACAGCACCAATCTATCCACTCACTTGTTTATTGCTGCTTGCTTGTGGCCAGCCGGTGGTGCTGCAAGGTGGGAGTCGTATGCCGGTGAAATATGGTGTTACGGCAATCGAGCTGTTCCGCAGTCTTGGGTTGGAGTTAAGCGGACTTTCCCTAGAAGTTGTACAGCTAGGGCTTGAAAAGAAAAGTTTTGCTTTAGTCCACCAGCCAGATCATTTTCCTCTAGCCGAAACTCTAATTAGTTACAGAAATGAGCTAGGCAAGCGTCCACCGGTGGCAAGCCTGGAACTCTTGTGGAGCCCTCATCAAGGACAACATTTATTAGTTAGCGGTTTCGTTCACCCAAGTACAGAAGACCGTGCTTGGGAAGCACTAAGACTAGCTGGTGAAACTAACCTGTTTACTGTCAAGGGCTTAGAAGGTAGTACGGATCTTCCAATTAGTCGCACCTGTATCACAGCACACTTAGTCAACAATAATCTAGAGCGACTTGTCCTTCGCCCACACGATTACAACTGCCGTGGTGAGGACCTGAAATGGGAAAATCTTAATACTTGGGCAATCCAGGCTAAGAAAGCCCTGAGTAACAGTGGACCATTGCGCAAAGCCTTACTGTGGAATGCTGGTGTTTATATCTGGTTCAGTGGATATGCCAAATCACTCAAGACAGGGATTGAATTAGCTGAAGAGATACTGATAAGTGGCCAAGCCTTGGCACAACTTTATCAACTCATCTCCTGGTATAGTAAACCAACAACTCAGCATTGCTCAGGCTAG
- a CDS encoding nuclear transport factor 2 family protein — MSVFIEVLVPPLDESKLRTLFTKAYSQESPPAEQWRAVYSDNVHFTDPTQEKHGIESYIKAQEGLIRRCDDIFLKAGQIVVQGSIAFVEWEMGLKIKGIEFVYLGTTRLSFGTDGRIIEHQDYFDFIGPTFKPVPILGPFVRWLYRKFVS, encoded by the coding sequence ATGTCTGTCTTTATAGAAGTGTTGGTCCCTCCTCTAGACGAATCAAAGTTGCGGACTCTATTTACCAAGGCTTATAGCCAGGAGAGTCCACCGGCAGAGCAGTGGCGTGCAGTTTATAGCGACAATGTACATTTTACTGACCCGACTCAAGAGAAGCATGGTATTGAGTCCTATATCAAGGCCCAAGAGGGCCTAATTCGCCGCTGCGATGATATCTTTCTCAAAGCTGGACAAATTGTTGTTCAGGGTAGCATAGCTTTCGTGGAGTGGGAGATGGGGTTGAAGATTAAAGGTATCGAGTTCGTCTATCTAGGCACCACTCGACTCAGCTTTGGTACAGATGGTCGGATCATAGAACACCAAGATTACTTTGATTTTATAGGTCCTACCTTCAAACCAGTCCCAATTCTTGGTCCTTTTGTACGCTGGCTCTATCGAAAGTTTGTATCTTAA
- a CDS encoding N-acetyltransferase: MMKHMLCEIQLIQAKDIPFVINLARNEGFAPGVGDVNIYANTDLQGVWISRLGSNSIGCIAGIKYNLDYGFIGLYVVDRPYRGKGYGTQLWERALSHLDNVKCIGLEAAPSLVGQYKKWGFQEDSITTRWQLLNLLPGCSRKIPESSYDLEVVSSLNISVDAIQKYDVVHEISPRPHFLSQWLNHPAGDVFSAVDTAGSCHGYLRIRPCLLLIGEGWRIGPLLAQDQRVALLLLNSIFSSYHGVILIDSPGHNRSATALLKSCGFKEISSTTRMYRGKIANRHDADIFGLACLELG; encoded by the coding sequence ATGATGAAACACATGCTTTGCGAGATTCAGCTCATTCAGGCGAAAGACATTCCTTTCGTCATCAACTTGGCACGCAACGAGGGTTTTGCTCCTGGTGTCGGTGATGTTAACATTTACGCCAACACTGATCTACAGGGTGTCTGGATTTCTCGCCTTGGCTCTAACTCCATAGGTTGTATAGCTGGGATTAAGTATAACCTAGATTATGGATTTATCGGACTGTATGTCGTTGACAGACCTTATCGAGGAAAAGGATATGGAACTCAACTTTGGGAGCGTGCGTTAAGTCACTTAGACAATGTTAAATGTATTGGGCTAGAGGCTGCGCCCAGCTTAGTAGGTCAATACAAGAAATGGGGTTTTCAAGAAGACTCAATTACAACTCGATGGCAATTACTTAATCTGTTGCCAGGATGCTCACGTAAAATACCTGAGTCCTCTTATGACTTGGAAGTTGTCTCCTCTCTCAATATCTCTGTCGATGCGATTCAGAAATATGATGTGGTTCACGAGATTAGTCCTCGCCCTCATTTTCTTTCTCAATGGTTGAACCATCCCGCTGGAGATGTGTTTTCAGCTGTTGATACAGCTGGCAGCTGCCATGGCTATCTCCGTATTCGCCCCTGCTTGTTACTTATTGGTGAGGGTTGGCGAATAGGCCCACTATTGGCCCAAGATCAACGAGTTGCTTTATTGCTGCTCAACTCTATTTTTTCTAGCTACCATGGTGTGATCTTGATTGATTCTCCTGGCCATAATCGAAGTGCCACTGCTTTGCTTAAAAGCTGTGGGTTTAAAGAGATTTCTTCGACTACGCGAATGTATCGGGGGAAAATTGCCAATCGTCATGACGCTGATATTTTTGGTCTTGCTTGCTTGGAGCTTGGCTAG
- a CDS encoding TVP38/TMEM64 family protein: MYEPQVWLPMVLELLCSPMGTLLFIPLYALWVMLLLPGIWVSMLAGLLYGTWWGSCLVFVGACLGAELVFIISRRGLRDWSRQRLAKFPQLLAIEQAVSQEGLKLIVLTRLSPAFPFSLLNLAYGLSGVSFRDYTVGLIGVLPGTLLFCALGALAGDISSFADVLAGKIDPFNWLFRLVGVMATVGVIWLIRGAVKRVIQNTDPSP, encoded by the coding sequence ATGTATGAACCTCAGGTCTGGCTACCGATGGTGCTTGAGCTACTTTGCTCACCCATGGGTACACTGCTCTTCATTCCGCTTTATGCACTCTGGGTGATGCTCCTGTTACCAGGGATCTGGGTTTCAATGCTGGCAGGTTTGCTCTATGGAACTTGGTGGGGTAGCTGTCTGGTTTTTGTCGGAGCTTGCCTGGGTGCCGAGTTGGTGTTCATAATAAGCCGTAGAGGTCTTCGTGACTGGTCCCGCCAGCGTTTGGCCAAATTCCCTCAACTGCTAGCTATCGAGCAGGCAGTGAGCCAAGAGGGTCTAAAGCTTATTGTTCTCACGCGTTTGTCACCTGCTTTTCCCTTTTCGCTTTTGAATCTTGCCTACGGACTCAGCGGTGTGTCTTTCCGTGACTACACAGTTGGGTTGATAGGGGTTCTACCTGGCACCCTGCTCTTCTGTGCGTTGGGAGCCCTGGCAGGAGATATATCGAGCTTCGCTGATGTACTGGCTGGTAAAATAGACCCATTTAACTGGTTGTTTCGGTTAGTGGGTGTGATGGCCACCGTAGGAGTAATCTGGCTGATAAGAGGAGCGGTGAAGCGTGTCATTCAGAATACAGATCCTTCACCATGA
- a CDS encoding divalent metal cation transporter — MRKSFGPGILLAAAAIGGSHLVASTRAGAIYGLGLVGIILLANLLKYPFLLIGTSFTAATSLSLLEGYKRQNPIYLTLFLLITFTTGVTNIAAVTSLAGSLATTLIPANSTLLTLALLGFCLTILLFGGYRSLNKTSKNITYLLIVLTVLATATVLLKGPAAADVNFFQPTPWTLEALPFLVALVGWMPCPLDLAAWSSLWIFAQEKDLGHHILCEEIEEDFNLGYLVTVTLAILFLILGAWTMHGTGEEFSSQGNAFANQLVQLYTRNIGVWARPLIAIAAFITMASTTITCLDGYPRSTSVGISLLHSIQGLDTQNRQAYQRWLVLYAALSAIIIVMWPGSMALLLDIAMIVSFITTPAIAWMNFTVMQGYQVKPESRFRGPMVLLCRVGILMLSCFSLLFVYGQLIG; from the coding sequence ATGAGGAAATCATTCGGGCCGGGAATTTTACTGGCTGCTGCTGCTATAGGTGGCTCCCACCTTGTTGCTTCAACTCGGGCAGGTGCAATCTACGGACTGGGACTTGTTGGGATAATACTGCTAGCAAATTTGCTCAAATATCCTTTCCTCCTTATTGGCACTAGCTTTACTGCGGCTACAAGCCTAAGTCTCTTAGAAGGCTACAAGCGGCAGAACCCAATCTACCTAACACTATTTCTATTAATTACTTTTACAACGGGAGTAACTAATATTGCCGCAGTGACATCTTTAGCTGGCAGCCTAGCAACAACTTTAATTCCAGCTAATTCAACTCTACTAACTCTAGCTCTTTTAGGCTTTTGCCTAACTATACTTCTGTTTGGTGGTTATCGTAGTCTTAACAAGACTAGTAAAAACATTACTTACTTGCTGATTGTCTTAACTGTTCTAGCTACAGCTACTGTTCTTTTAAAAGGACCTGCAGCAGCAGATGTTAATTTCTTTCAACCAACACCCTGGACGTTAGAAGCACTTCCCTTCCTAGTTGCTCTTGTAGGGTGGATGCCTTGTCCACTTGATCTTGCAGCCTGGTCTTCACTCTGGATCTTTGCTCAAGAAAAAGACTTAGGCCACCATATTCTGTGTGAAGAAATTGAAGAGGATTTTAATCTTGGTTATCTGGTGACTGTTACTTTAGCAATTTTGTTCCTTATACTTGGTGCTTGGACCATGCATGGTACCGGTGAGGAGTTTTCGTCTCAAGGGAATGCTTTTGCTAATCAGCTAGTTCAGCTCTATACCCGCAATATTGGAGTTTGGGCACGCCCTCTGATTGCAATCGCAGCATTCATCACAATGGCTAGCACCACGATCACTTGCCTAGATGGTTATCCTCGTTCAACTTCAGTAGGAATTAGTTTACTACATAGTATTCAAGGACTTGACACTCAAAACCGGCAAGCCTACCAGAGATGGTTAGTCTTATATGCTGCTCTTTCGGCAATTATTATCGTTATGTGGCCTGGGTCTATGGCACTTTTGCTAGATATTGCAATGATTGTTTCTTTCATAACAACTCCAGCTATTGCTTGGATGAACTTTACTGTTATGCAGGGTTATCAGGTTAAGCCTGAGTCTCGCTTTAGGGGCCCAATGGTTTTGCTGTGCCGAGTCGGAATTTTGATGCTGTCATGTTTTAGTCTTCTATTCGTTTATGGCCAGCTGATAGGGTAG
- a CDS encoding alpha/beta hydrolase produces MNDSTPPLLLIHPIGVGISGKFWDRFISKYREIDSDTVIIAPDLLGCGSQLNIWQASNKQDDSVRKPLTHVEWAKQLIEVMNARIKKPAILVAQGASLPIALEMIRSTPNDILGVVSFGPPAWKVMSEEMNTFTSHLLWRFLFASPLGRILYLWFRRRKFLKSFSIKELFANPNDVDDEWLSMLEKGSRNQSTRWAVFSFLAGSWRKDWRPILTSLKKPTLILIGRNATGISRSGRFDNVKEHMETYSKFMPQAETRMIDGRNVLPYEQVEESVYAVRQWCLSKLC; encoded by the coding sequence GTGAATGATTCAACACCCCCTCTACTTCTAATCCATCCCATTGGGGTTGGTATATCCGGTAAATTCTGGGATCGATTCATTTCAAAATATAGAGAGATTGACTCAGATACAGTCATTATTGCCCCTGACTTACTTGGTTGCGGAAGTCAATTGAACATTTGGCAAGCTAGTAACAAACAGGATGACTCTGTACGTAAACCACTGACTCACGTGGAATGGGCCAAACAACTAATAGAAGTAATGAATGCTCGCATTAAAAAACCAGCCATTCTTGTTGCACAAGGTGCTTCATTACCCATTGCTTTAGAAATGATAAGAAGTACGCCCAACGATATTCTAGGAGTTGTTAGTTTTGGTCCACCCGCTTGGAAAGTTATGAGCGAGGAAATGAATACTTTTACCAGTCATCTACTTTGGAGATTTCTTTTTGCAAGTCCCTTAGGTCGAATACTCTATTTGTGGTTCCGCCGACGTAAATTCCTTAAATCATTTTCTATAAAAGAGCTTTTTGCTAATCCTAATGATGTCGATGATGAGTGGTTGTCAATGCTGGAAAAAGGTTCTCGAAACCAAAGTACAAGATGGGCCGTGTTTTCTTTCCTGGCTGGGTCTTGGAGAAAAGACTGGCGCCCTATTCTGACTAGTCTGAAAAAACCTACTTTAATCCTAATTGGCAGGAATGCTACAGGGATCAGTCGATCTGGACGTTTTGACAATGTCAAGGAACATATGGAGACCTACTCCAAGTTCATGCCACAAGCAGAAACGAGAATGATTGATGGACGGAATGTCCTTCCTTACGAGCAGGTTGAGGAGAGTGTTTACGCAGTGAGACAATGGTGCTTAAGTAAACTATGTTAA